From Slackia heliotrinireducens DSM 20476:
AAGTGCCACGCTTGGATGTTCGCTTCGGTTACGTTATAACCCCAGATGAAGATGGTTTTCGAGTTCTTCCAATCGCTTGGGTCGTTGCTCGACGGGCCGTTCCAGTCGTTCATACCGAACACCTGGCTCGTTCCGTGGTCGATCCCCATGTCGGTGTTGTAGTCGATATACGTGCCGCCGAGCAGATTGGTGAAACGCGTGATGGTCGGCCAGCAGTTGAGCAGGCTCACGTCGCCGCCCGAATGATGGAAGGCGAGCGCCTGCGGGCCGTACTCGTCGATGATTTCCTTCCACTTCGTGGCGATAAGATCGATGGCTTCTTCCCACGTGATACGCTCCCATTTCCCCTCGCCGCGTTCGCCGGCGCGTTTCATAGGATACTTGATGCGGTCTGGATCGTAGATGCGCTGCAAGCTGGATACGCCGCGCAGGCAGATGCGGTCGTAGCACTCCTCCGGGAAGTGCGCCATTTCCGACTGCACGACCAGCCCGTCGCGCACGGTTACCGAATGGCGGCAGTATGCATGGCAGTTAGGCCGGCACACGCATTCGACGACTTCTTCCACCGGGTCCGCATAAGCGGCCTGCGGGTCGAGCGCCAGAGCTCCGAGGGCAGGTTTGCCCAGGTAGGTGGCTCCGCTTGCGACGCTCGCCGCACCGGCTGCCTTCAGAAACGTTCGGCGTGTCAGGCCGGTTTCCCCCTTTGTAACACCCATAATTCCCCCTTCTCTAGGTTGGGTTTCATATGGGTGATTGTAGAAAGCATGTGTACATATTAGAATGCACAGACAGGGACTTTCTGATAGAGCCAGATTTGGGGGGCGATATGGCGAAGGGGCGTCCGTGCCTGATGATGGTGTCGATCGATAAGAGCGATGCGGCACCTCTGTACCAACAGATCTACCGCCAGATTGCGGTGGCCATCGAACAAGGCGTCATTACGGCGGGGCAAAAACTTCCATCGCTGAGGGGGCTTGCGCAGGAGCTGGGTGTCGGGCGTATAACCGTCGAGAAGGCGTATCTGCAGCTTGCGGTAGAGGGGTACGTAACCGCGTCGGAGCGCTCGGGATACGTGGTCAACAGGCTGGATACCGATTACCTGCAGCTGCCCCAGCCGGATAATTTTACGGCGGTGGCGGAAGTTGTCGCCTCTTGCTCGGGCCGGGGTTTCGCGGGGGAAGTTACCGCTGGGCGCGCCGCCCGATACGATTTCTCCTATTTCGACCTGCAGCCTGGTTCGTTTCCCAAACGCGATTGGGCCCGGGCGCTGACCGATGCGCTTTACTCGGTAAGCGACATGCGGATGACCGGCTATCCGATAGACGCACAACCCACGCAGCTGCAGGTGCAGATTGCCGCGCATCTTGCCAGGACCCGTGGCGTGCGATGCGCTCCCGAACAGGTTGTTGTGTTTCCTGGGACGGCGAATGCCCTGGAAGGCGTTTTGCAGCTTCTGCCCAATGCCCCGCGCGTGTTCGGTATGGAAGAACCCGGCTACGACCTGGCTCTTTCGGTGGCGCAACGGCAGGGGCTCGATGTTGTGCCGCTGGCGACCGACGGGGGAGCGCAGGCGTATTTGCAGGCGGTCGAAGAGCATGCGCCCGACGTTGTGTTCGCGACGCCTTCGCACCAGTTCCCCACGGGATTCCTTATGGACCTTTCTACCAGGATCGATCTGCTGCGGTTGTCGGAGGCGCTTGATTTCTACGTAATCGAGGACGATAGCTGCAACGAATACCGGTATGGCACGGGGCCTGTGCCGAGCTTGCAATCGCTTGATGCAGGCAACCGCGTGGTGTATATGGGGAACTTTTCGAAGACGTTCACGCCGGCGCTGCGCATCGCTTTCGCCGTGCTGCCGCCTGAGCTGCTTGCGCGGCTGTATCGCGACGGAGGGCTGCTCATTCCCTCGGTCAACACCCACATCCAGGATGCCTTGGCGATGTTCATGGCCGACGGTCATCTCGACCGTCATGTGCGGCGCATGGTGGCGAGCAATCGGGAAAGGCACGATATTCTGCTCGAGTGCTTGCGGCGGGATCTTGGGGATTTCGCGCGCATTTCAGGGGTTAATTCTGGCATGCATTTCTACGTCGAGCTCGACACGCGGATGCCGCAGCGCGAACTGATAGAGCGCGCTGCCAGGCGCGATGTGCGCGTCTACGGGACCGAGCGCTTCTGGTTCTCGCGGTCGGCGCCGTCGAATGCGCTGCTCATAGGGTTTTCCTCCATTCGGGCCGAAGACATTCCGACAGGAGTTGGCGAACTGAAGCGCGCGTGGCTATGAGCTGAGTGGACATCGGGGGAGGACAACGGGGACGGAGCCTTTTGTCCCGTTTTCGGCGAGGCGGAGGCCAGGTTGGGCGCGCAACCTCGTCGCATCCCGCTCCTCAGCCCGAAAGGACGGGAAGTGTCCCTGTTGACTCAAAAATGTGACAGAAGGAAACGTCCCTACTGACTCACTACTGACACACTCGAGATGGGACAAAGGGGACTGTCCCCATTGTCCCACGGGGACGTCCCTGCCGGCACACCCGCTGACCGACAGGTTTGCCGCGTGCCAAAAACCCGCGCGGGGTTTCGCCATAGGTGGGGCGGATGGTGCTAGAATGCGCTACCAACTAGCAAAACGGGAAGGAAGCCCACGATGGCAGAAGCCGCAGAAGCACAACCTCAACAGGGCAAAGTCGCGCAGTTCATGCAGCGCAAAAACATCGAGATCTCGTTCCAGCGTTACGCCATCGACGCATTGTCGGCCATGGCGCAGGGCCTGTTTGCCTCGCTGCTCATCGGAACCATCTTCAACACCATAGGGAACCTGTCCGGCGTCCAGGCGTTCAACGACGTGGGAGGCTTCGCCAGCGCGATGGCCGGCCCCGCCATGGCCTGCGCCATCGGATACGCCCTCAAGTGCCCGCCGCTGGTGCTGTTCTCGCTCATCACCGTGGGCTCGGCGGCCAATTCGGCAGGCGGCGCGGGCGGTCCGCTGGCGGTTCTAGTGGTTGCCATTATCGCAGCTGAGCTGGGCAAAGCCGTTTCGAAGGAGACCAAGGTGGACATCCTGGTGACGCCCGCCGTCACCATCGGCCTGGGCTGCGCGCTGGCCATGCTGGCCGGCCCTTGGATCGGAGCCATCGCGACGGCCATCGGCAACTTCATCATGTGGGCTACCGAGCTGCAGCCCTTCCTCATGGGCATCGTGGTGTCTGTGGTTGTGGGCATGGCGCTTACGCTGCCCATTTCGTCGGCGGCTATTTGCGCGGCACTGGGCCTGACCGGCCTGGCTGGCGGCGCGGCGCTTGCCGGTTGCTGCGCGCAGATGGTGGGCTTTGCGGTCATCAGCTTCCGCGACAACGGTTGGGGTGGCATCATTTCCCAGGGCATCGGCACGTCGATGCTGCAAATGGGCAATATCATGCGCAAGCCGGCCATCTGGATTGCACCTACAGTGGCGGCCGCGGTGGGCGGCCCTGTTGCCACGTGCCTGTTCCATATGACGCAGAACGGCCCGGCCATCGCGTCGGGCATGGGAACCTGCGGTTTGGTGGGCCCCATCGGCCTGTACGCCGGCTGGGTTGCCGACGGCGTTTCGATCGGCGCGTTCGAGTGGCTGGGCATGGCGCTTGTGTGCGTCGTCATTCCCGCGGTTGTGAGCTGGGGCGTTGCTCTGCTGCTCCGCCGTGCCGGCGTCATCGCCGACGGCGACATGAAGCTCGACTAGCTTGCGCCAGTGTGTCAGTAGGGACGTTTCCTACTGACACAAAACTGCGCCACTGGGGACACATCTTGCGGCGACTTCTCCATGTTAATACGCAATGGGGTAATGGGAATGGGACAAGGAGGACTGTCCCCGTTGCCCCTTTCGAGCGATGGTCTGCAATGGGACAAAGGGGACTGTCCCCTTTGTCCCAAAAATGAGTCAAAAGGAAGCGTCCCTACTGACACACTACAGGTCGGCGGCGGTAAAGGGGGTGACGGTCCCCAAGGTCCAGCCGTTGCCGATGATGAAGCGGCCGTCGGCGCAGTCGAACAGCGAGATAGGGTCGGCCTGCGCAACGTTGAGACCCTCCATGCCGCTGCGACGGAACGCTGCCGAGTACACGCAGCGCATGGTGCCGCTGTTGGCGTCGGTGTAGCCCGACATGATGACCGTCTGGATGACCGGCGAGCCGTTGAACAGGGTCGGAAGCGCATACGTGCCGATGTTGAACAGGCAGCGCACCCATTCCTGGTTGAGCTGCTCCTCGGTTTTGTCCACCAGCGTGGCCTTGCCGTTGGCCAAAAGCACTGCGGTCTTGTTCGGCAGCAGCTCGCGGTCGGGCAATCCGACGGTGGCGTACATGAGCCCGCCGCCGAAGTCGTAGCTCACCGAGAACGGCAGACCGCAATCCATCAGCTTCAGCTTCAGCTCGATGGCGTCTTCCACCGTTTCGATATCGCCTTGGCGAAGCCGCTGGTAGAATGCCTGGCGATCGGCCCATTCCTGCTGCAGGCGAGCGTCTTCGGCAGCCTTCACGCGTGCCTGGTCGGCCAGATAGGCGGACTGGCGATAACTCCACGCCTGCTGCTCGGCGGCCAGCCGTGGCTCCAGGTTCGCCGCGACGTACGCCTCGCGCTCGTCGCCCTTGAACAGCCCCGGATAGATGACCTTCGCCTCGTCGCGAATGAGCGGTACGAGCGTCTCGAAACTCGGCGCCGGCTCGGGGTAGGGCGGAATCACGTATTCGCCAGGCACGTCGTTGGCCTGCATCTGGTCGAAGGCTTGCGTGCTGAACACGGTTTCAGTGTCGGTGTGCACCATAAGCGCCGCAGCCGTTTTCTGGTTGTACGCGTTCGCGCGCTTCACCATGACGGTGCGGTACTCGGCGTCCAGCTTGGCGTTGATCCGCGGCCAGTCGACCTCGCGTTTCGCCATCTCGATGGACTGCCGGTCAAGCATTTCGAGCCGCCCGCGGTACACGTGCAGGTTCTTGTCCTCGTCCAGCGAGAAGCGGATGCCGTTCTTGCGTTTGCAGGCGACCTCGCCCAGCGGCGTGAAGCCGAACAGGCCCGTTTTGCGGGCGGTTTGCTCGAGTGTGTTTTGGACGCTGGTGTAGCTGCTTCCTATATAGACGGTTTTCACGAATGCCTCCTGCAGGCGGGTTTGGTGCTCCGCCCATTCTACCGCAAGAGCCACAGCGCTGTTTTCGGGGTGCGGAAGGAGTACAATGGGCGCAAATCGGAAAGGAGGCGGGCCATGGCCGGCGGTGCGAAAAAGATCACGGCAGATGCAAGGCTGAGGGGCACCTGGCGGGGCGGTACCAGCGTCTCGCGGCAGATTGCCAGGATATTTGCCGATCGTATCCGCAGTTCAGCGGCACGCAGCCGCTCGCCATACCGTCGGGTGGACGACGATGGCGACGACCAGGCCACGCCGCCCAGGCACCCAAGCCTCAAGTAAGCTTGCGCCCTGCGTTCGCTTCGCCGGCCATCTGCCTGCGTGCGTTCTTTGGCGAAATCGGGCCACTGCCGCCCCGAACGGCTACAATGGACAGACACCTGAAGCCGACGAAAGGGCACCCATGCGAAAAGCGCAGTTCATCACCATCGCGATTGCGGTCGCTTTGGCCTGCGCGTTGACCGTGTCCTGCTCGGGCGGCGAAACCCCGTCCCAGGCGACGGGCGAAGGCGCTTCGGCGGTCTCGTCAGGCGCGCAACCCTCGGCCGACCTGGATATGGCGTCCTCGCGGACCCAGAGCGACTACCGCGACATATCCACCTATACCATTCGCATCCAGGATGTTCCCTATACGGGTGAAGCGCAAAAACCCCAGGTAGAAGTGTATGTCGAAGGCCTGGCGGAGCTCGTCGAGGGTAAGGATTTCATGGTGGGTGAATACACCGACAACGTGGAGCCGGGCATGGCGACGGTGGTCATCGTGGCCATGTCGCCGTACTACGGTGAGGTCGCGGGCCACTTTAACATCACCACGTCGCCAGACAGGCCCTATCCGGGTGCCGCCGATGGCTGGGTGCAGGACGGCGACAGCTACCAATTCATGAACGCCGCAGGTCAGCCCCTGGTTAACCAGTGGTGCGACGTGGACGGCAAAGTGTATTTCCTTGGGCCGGACGGGCGCATGGCCACGGGTTGGCTGGACTGGATGGGCGGCCGCTACTATCTGGACGAGAGCGGCGTTGCGGTCACCGGTTGGGAGGAAATCGACGACGCGTGGTACTACTTCGACGATGCGGGCGCGATGGCGACCGACCGGTGGGTGGGCGACAGCTACCTGACCGAGTCGGGAGAGATGGCCACCGACACGTGGGTCGGCGATTCCTACGTCGACGAGGACGGCGTGTGGGACAGGACGAAAACCAAGGACGACGAGGACTGATTCCCGCCGCATACCAGTGTCGCCAATAAGTTGGCGCATGGACGCATCCTGGGTGGCCAAGCCCCGCTGCGCATCGGTTTGCGCGAGTTAGGACACAACCATACAAGCCCTGCGGTCAGGGCTTTCTCAAATTTATTCAATACGATGCGTTACGATCGCTAGATGATGGTGGCAGCTTCCAGATAGGCGGTCTTGGTCCACTTCAGCTTGGAGATGATGGGGTCGGGGTCCGCGATCTCGGGGCAGCGCGACACGGCGTCGACGGCCTCGTTGAAAGACTGCATACGGATGTTTTCCCTGTCGGGGCCGACGGTCCATTCCTTATTGTCGGCGCGCTCGGCGATAAACTGGTCGGTGTACTGCTTGAACTCGTCTTCGCTGGCGAAGATGCCGGCCTTGTCGCGGATTTCGTGCAGCGCGTTCATGCCGGACTGCGCGTAGTCCAGGTACGTCTGGTGGACGAGCGACTCTTCGCTGTGCTGGGTGTCGGGCGAAACTTCCCAGCGGATGTCGTTTTTGATGTCCCAGAGGGCCACCCACGCTTTTGCGATTGCGTATTTGACGTCGTTCAGGGATGTGCTGTCGGCAGTTGCCATCATCGGAGGCTCCTTCGTCGGGGGCGGGCGCAGCGGCTGCTGCTTTGGTTGCAGTACATGGGTCGAACTAGATACCAGTATACGGAAAAACCCCGTCCATATCAGGAAGGGTTATGTATCTGAATTCATATTAGGATATGTTGGCGGCAAACGGCGCTCCGCTGCGAAGGCGTCCAGCGCACGTAGCAGATTGCTGTGCCGTCATGGCGAGGTTGTCGACCATATGCCATGGGCGAGCTTTCCGGTGCCATTGGTTTCGTCGAGCAACATCTTCACGTTGCTTGAGTAAACCGTTTTCGAGCGCGCGCTTGAAGCGTACAATGGCGCTGCTAAAGACGGACGAGGAGGGTGCCATGGCTGGGGCTAAGGGTAAGGTTGTTAAAATCGCTGCGGCAGGTGCAATCAAATATGGGCCTAAAGCTGTTGGCGTCGTCAAGAAAGCAGCAAAGAATCCGCAGGTCAGGGCTTTGGCTGGCAAGGTCGCCAAAGAGGTTGCGGAAAATCCGAGGCTCCGCAAGCAGGCCATCCAAGGAGCGGGCAAGGTTGCTCGCGGCGCGGCGGTGGCTGCCAAGGGCGCGGGCGTGATCGCTGTCGGCAAGGCTGGCATCGCGGCGGCCCGTGCGAAGGACAAGGGAGCCAAGGTAGGCGACGCCGCCAAGCAGCGCATGGCCGATGCCAAGGAGAAGCGCCAGGAGAAGAAGGCCGAAGCCGCAAAGGCCGAGCAAGCTATGGCGGTGATCGGCGCCGCAATAAAGATGACTGCAGCCGAGTTCGACGAGGCGTACGCTTCGCTAGGTCCATCGGTGAACCCGCTGGAAACGCCCGGATGCTACGCGGTGTTCCTGCTGTCCAACCCCTTTAAGCCTGGCAAAGGCGGTTTTCGTTATGACGAAGTGTACGTGGGCGCCTCGGACAACATGGCCGAAGCTGTGCGCAGGCATTTCGAAGGCAAGGGCAACGTGGACCTGTATGCGGACCACAGGCACAAGCGGGACCTGCAATACCTGGCGTTTCTGCCGGGCTGCTCCGATAAACGAGGCGACCTGATGGGGCTTCTGGGGTCGGATGACTCTTACAACGCCTACGACTGGTAGTGGTCTCGCGCGTTTATTGACGCATTAGTATATATGTAAAACCAATATGGCGAAAACCGGCGGGTTTGCTCGTCGTGAGCCGTGGTGTGCAACGGGAATCCGAAAATCTGTGCACTTGAGGGGATAATCTGCCGAAAGCGGCCCCTCGAAGGCAGTTTTTCATGGGGTTGTCGCTGCTCCTCTCGACATAATCCCAGGTCGCGGAAATCGGACGATCCGTCCAAGGGCCGAAGAAGGGCCGAATCGCGCAGATTATCCCCTCAAGTGCGCACGAAATCGGATTCTCGTTGCACGGAGGAAGTACAGAGGGATGAACGTGGCGTGGTCCATGGGTGCGTTTCGCCATGCGCTGCCGTATACGGAGATGCTGGCATCGATGGCCGCGGCCTCAATGGCTTGCGCCAGCTGAACGTCGACGTTGCACTCAATGCGTTCGGGCGACCGGAACTGCCGCATGTTGCCTTCCAACCGCTCCATCTGGCAGATTGCGAACCCGTCGCGATATGCCGGCGCGTGCGGGCTGGATACGATGACCGTATCGGGTGCAGTCTCGGCAATGTGGACTGCCACCTGGTGATATGCGTCGATGGTGCCCTGGATGCCCGCCTCTTGGCCGCATCCGACGGAAGGGATGATCAGCGGCGGGTGGGGCACGGCGTACGCTGCAACGATGGGCATAACGGCCTCCTTCGTTCGGCACGATTGCATGCTTTCTGCTTATCACGATGCGGAGCTGTGCGCAGCCCCCGGAGCCCAGGGGGTGAGCCGAAGTGTCGTCCAAGCAGGTGGGAAAGGCCGAACATTACGTGATTCGGTGCACTGGTTCGGGGTAAACTACAGACTAGCGAAGGGAGGTGCGAGCGATGGCGAACGAGCAAAAACGTGGGCCGGCGATGCTGTTTTCAATGCAGATGTCCACCGTTATCTACGAGCATTTCAAGCGGTCATCGAGGTTTCTCCGCGTGCATTTCGGCCTTCGCTACAATGCGTTCACCATACTGTTGTGCCTTTTGGAAGCCCAGCGTCCTGCCGCGGTCGCCGAGCTTGCGGACTATTTGATGCTGAGCAAGAACACCGTGCTGTCGTTGCTTCTTGCCTTGGAAGACGATGGGCTTGTGGCGAAGACCGGACGTCCGAATGACAATCGTTTCATGGAATGCACGCTCACGGACGAAGGTGTCGGCTTGGTGCGAAAGGCGTCGCGCGACGTGTCGGACATGCTGGCGAACACGTTTCTGGCATCGCTTCCCATGGACGAGTTCGCTCGTTTCAGCGACATCGATTCCGCCACGCGTGTGCTGCGCGGTCACGACGTACCGGGCTTCGGCGCCACGGCTCCTGGCACGGCGTCGATCGACAGCCGTGAATACCTGTTCCCATCGGGCCATTTTGTGGAATGGCATGTGCTGGTGGATCGCTGGAAGGCGTGCTTGCGGCGCCATTCGCCTCTATCGTTCGACGAATTCCGCATTCTCGACCTGGTGTCCTCGCGGGAGGGCATGACACTGGGCGAGGTGGCCGAAGGGCTGCAGCTGCAAAAAAGCGGGCTGAGCATATATAAAAGCCGTCTTGAGGAATCGGGTTTGCTGCAGTGCCGCCCCGACCCGTTCGACGGCCGCAGGACCGTCGTGCGATGCACGGCAGAGAGCGCGCGAATGGTCGCCGAGCTGCGTACTCGGTTGGACGAGGTGACGCGCGCGGGACATGTAGGACTGTCGGAAACCGACGCCATTGTGCTTGACGCCTGGTATATGCGCATGTACAGCAATATGCGCACAACGGCGTCAGAATAGGCATATAACTGTAACTACTTTCAATCTAGATATTTGTAAATACGCAATATGAACTGCGATAACAGTTTCGATACGATGAAATAGCTATAACTAAAATTCCCTCGTATCATGCGCGGCAACGAGCCAATCCGATAAAGGAGGGAATTATGGGAACGTTTGAGATGAACCGTCGTAAATTCGTGGCCGGGTCTGCCGTTGCCGCGCTTGCCGCCATGGGGCTTGCGTCGTGCGCGCCTTCCGGCAATGCCGAGTCTGCACAGGACGAGGCGCCGTCGGCCCCCGCTGTGGAGCTGGACCCGAACGCCGAAGAGGTGGACGTGGTCGTCGTCGGTGCCGGCATTTCAGGTCTGGCTGCGTGCGTGCAGGCCGCTGAAAACGGCAACAGCGTCATCGTGCTGGAAAAGGGCGGTGCCGCCGGCGGCAATGGCGTGGGAACCGAAGGAATTTTCGCCGTGAACTCGAGCTTCCAGCAAGAGCAAGGCATTCAGATCAACCCCAGCGACATCGTTCACACCGAGCTGAGCGAATCTCAGTGGCGCAGCAGCGGGGCCCTGTGGCTCGACCTGGTGAGCAAGTCGGCCGACAACGTGGCCTGGCTGCAGGAAAAGGGCGTCGGCTTCAGCGGCGTGGTCGACAACTACCACGTGGGACTGTTCAACACCATGCATTGGTGGAAGGACAACGTGGGCGCCGTGGGCTATGTTCCGCCCATGCAGGCTGCAGCCGAAGGTTATGGCGTCGAATTCCGTTTCAATTCTCCGGCGAAGCAGCTCGTCATGGCCGATGGGGCTATTGCCGGCGTGGTGGTCGAAGGGCCCGAGGGCGAGTATCAGATCAAGGCCAAGGCGGTCATTCTGGCGTCGGGCGGCATTGGCGCGAATCCCGAGTACCTGAAGGAAACGGGGTGGACGCAGGAAAAGGTCGACGAGATGATGGTCGTCTGTTCGCCTAGCGTCGAAGGTGACGGCTACCGCATGGCACGCGAGGTCGGCGTGAAGAGCTTCCTGGCGAACGCGGCCATTCAGTCGTTCCAGGGCGTGCGCGCGTTCGGCAACGACGATACGGTGCCGTACAACAGCCCTCTGAACGGCGGAAACGGCTTGGTTGCGCTGGGTGGCGCCCTGTGGGTAGACCAGGATGCACACCGCTTCTGCGACGAGTCCATCGCTATGGTGTTCAACATGGCCGCGAATGCGACCGCATGCCTGGGCAACAAGGAGAATTACGCGATCTTCGATCAGGCCTACATCGACGCGCTGGGTCTGGACGACCATGACCAGGAGATTCTTGATGCGGCTGTAGCTGGGTCCGATCCCGAAAGCGTGTTCTCGGCTGGCAGCGTTGCCGAGCTGGCCGATCATTTCGGGCTCGATGCCGACGTGCTGCAGGCGACGGTGGATCGTTACAACGAGCTCGTTGCTGCGGGTGCTGACACCGACCTGGGTAAAGATGCCGCATTCCTGGCGCCTATTGCCAAAGCACCATTCTATATCGCCAAAATTGTGAACAACATCGTGGTGGTAGACGGCGGCATCACTACCAACATCCGCGCCGAGGCGCTCGACGAAGACATGAATCCCATTCCCGGTCTGTATGCGGTCGGTCTTGACGGGGCCATGCTGTGGCGCAACGTGTACACGCAGAACATGCCAGGCACGGCCGTGGGCAACAACGTGAATTCGGGCCGCAATGCGGCAAATGCGGCTCGCGATTACATCGCCGGTCTGTAGCGGCACTCGGAAAACGAAACGCCCATCCCCTCCAAGACGGCGGCGCCCCTGGGAAAACCTGGGGGCGCCGCCGTTTACGCCTGTGAAAAGCAGCATGGAAGCCAAGCTGACAATGCATTATCCGGTCTTTTGCGGGGCTTGCTCTGACAGCAACTTGTTTCCGACCGCTCCTGCGCATAGGGTGTGCTATAAGGAGCGCCTAATCGGATTATGCGGATTCCCCACACGAGAGGAGGCCCGAGTAGGAATCCCTTTCAGGTTCGAGGCTTTCCCAACAAGCTAGTTCTTTGGTGCGGTTTCGGCAATACAGGGTGTGACTTGGCAATATATATCGACAGTGTCCTGGACGCCCTTCTTCTGGTCGCATCTGATGGAAGGAGGTATTAACGGTAGGAGGGAAGTGGCATGTACAGCAACGATGAGCATGACGGTCACCTGAGAAATGGTCGAGAATGGCATCGTAGCTCGAGTATGTCTTTTATTAAACGTGGATGCTTCGAGCGTTGGCTCGAAGCCATGCGCGGCGGGTCCTTTTCTAGGCAAGTGTTTTGGGAGCTGCCTGTAACGTTGCAAATAGGTATCTCGGCAAGACATTGTCACTTGATGAGATGAGTACCGACAATGTTGGTTAGTCATATAGCAAAAAACGTCAATAAACATAAGGCGCAGCGCCGCGAAACCAGGACCGTCGCGGGGCGCCGCGGCAAGCAGGGTATTCGGCCTTGCGGCTTTGAGCCACATGTCCCAAACCCTCGCGCCCGAAGGCGGATGCAACCGAAAAACGCCTGTTTGATGCCATAATGAAGATAGGTATTGACGCAATGAGAACAACATAATCAACGTGTCGTCGATGGCTCGATTCGTAGGGAGGTTGCTATGAAACGACTGATTATGCTGCCCTTTACAGCAGCGATTGCACTTGCGTGCGCAACGGGTTTCGCCTATGCCGAAGAGGCCGTCGAACAGGAGGTGGCGGCCGACGACATTGTTGCGTCTGAGCAGGGCCTCGTCGAGCAAAACGCCGTCGAAGAGGCCGACGAGGCGGTCGTTGCCCAGGAGGCCGCCGCCGATGAAGCGGACGATGCCGTGCAGCCCCTTTCGAACACGTTTGACGGATGCAGCTTCTACGTGGAGGGAGGTCCCTTCTACTTTACGGGAAATCCGGAGACTCCCATCATCTCTGTCGAGGGCCCTGGTGGCGAGGAGCTCGTAAACGGGAAAGACTTCGAGGTTGAGTACTCGATGGACCTGGGTCCTGGCGACGTGTATTACAGGGTCATCGGCCTCGGCTCCTATGAGGGCGCCAGCTATGAAGGTTATTTCTACGTCATTCCCACCGGAACGTATCCTTGGGACGCGATAGAACTAGAGAATGGCAAATGGCTGAAGAATTCCAAGGGCTGGTGGTATCGGTATGATACCAGCGGGTGGGCCTGCGGCATATTCGCTTCCGAAAACGGGAAGATCTACTACTTCAACGATGCCGGGTATATGGTTACGGGGTGGCAGACCCTCAACTACTCAGGTAACGACTACATGATCCTCGAAGGCGGCGATATCTATTTCGCGAGCAACGGCGCCATGCAGTTCAGATGGTCGAAGATCGGCGGTAAATGGTTCTACTTCGATTGGCCGACGGGCGTCGTGCAATACGATTGGCTGCGGATTGACTCCAACTGGTATTACATCGATTACAACAAGGGCATGCTGACCGGATGGTCGAAGATCGGCGGCAAGTGGTATTACTTCAACAAGTCGGGTGTCATGAAGACCGGTTGGCTGAAATCCGGTAGCAATTGGTACTACCTGAAGAGCTCCGGCGCCATGGTCACCGGCTGGTACCAGGTCGGCTCGAAGTGGTATTACTTCAACAGCAGCGGCGTGATGCAGGCCAACAAATGGGTAGGCAACTACTATCTGACCAGTTCAGGTGCTATGGCCACCAATACATGGATCGGCAACTACTACGTGGGCGCCGACGGCAAATGGGTCAAGGGCAAGACGAAGTAGGGCGACGCGCATCGGATACGACAAGGCCTGCAGCATTCACGCTGCGGGCCTTTTTGCATCGGGAAGCGG
This genomic window contains:
- a CDS encoding PLP-dependent aminotransferase family protein — translated: MMVSIDKSDAAPLYQQIYRQIAVAIEQGVITAGQKLPSLRGLAQELGVGRITVEKAYLQLAVEGYVTASERSGYVVNRLDTDYLQLPQPDNFTAVAEVVASCSGRGFAGEVTAGRAARYDFSYFDLQPGSFPKRDWARALTDALYSVSDMRMTGYPIDAQPTQLQVQIAAHLARTRGVRCAPEQVVVFPGTANALEGVLQLLPNAPRVFGMEEPGYDLALSVAQRQGLDVVPLATDGGAQAYLQAVEEHAPDVVFATPSHQFPTGFLMDLSTRIDLLRLSEALDFYVIEDDSCNEYRYGTGPVPSLQSLDAGNRVVYMGNFSKTFTPALRIAFAVLPPELLARLYRDGGLLIPSVNTHIQDALAMFMADGHLDRHVRRMVASNRERHDILLECLRRDLGDFARISGVNSGMHFYVELDTRMPQRELIERAARRDVRVYGTERFWFSRSAPSNALLIGFSSIRAEDIPTGVGELKRAWL
- a CDS encoding PTS transporter subunit IIC; this translates as MAEAAEAQPQQGKVAQFMQRKNIEISFQRYAIDALSAMAQGLFASLLIGTIFNTIGNLSGVQAFNDVGGFASAMAGPAMACAIGYALKCPPLVLFSLITVGSAANSAGGAGGPLAVLVVAIIAAELGKAVSKETKVDILVTPAVTIGLGCALAMLAGPWIGAIATAIGNFIMWATELQPFLMGIVVSVVVGMALTLPISSAAICAALGLTGLAGGAALAGCCAQMVGFAVISFRDNGWGGIISQGIGTSMLQMGNIMRKPAIWIAPTVAAAVGGPVATCLFHMTQNGPAIASGMGTCGLVGPIGLYAGWVADGVSIGAFEWLGMALVCVVIPAVVSWGVALLLRRAGVIADGDMKLD
- a CDS encoding cell wall-binding protein, whose translation is MRKAQFITIAIAVALACALTVSCSGGETPSQATGEGASAVSSGAQPSADLDMASSRTQSDYRDISTYTIRIQDVPYTGEAQKPQVEVYVEGLAELVEGKDFMVGEYTDNVEPGMATVVIVAMSPYYGEVAGHFNITTSPDRPYPGAADGWVQDGDSYQFMNAAGQPLVNQWCDVDGKVYFLGPDGRMATGWLDWMGGRYYLDESGVAVTGWEEIDDAWYYFDDAGAMATDRWVGDSYLTESGEMATDTWVGDSYVDEDGVWDRTKTKDDED
- a CDS encoding MarR family winged helix-turn-helix transcriptional regulator, coding for MANEQKRGPAMLFSMQMSTVIYEHFKRSSRFLRVHFGLRYNAFTILLCLLEAQRPAAVAELADYLMLSKNTVLSLLLALEDDGLVAKTGRPNDNRFMECTLTDEGVGLVRKASRDVSDMLANTFLASLPMDEFARFSDIDSATRVLRGHDVPGFGATAPGTASIDSREYLFPSGHFVEWHVLVDRWKACLRRHSPLSFDEFRILDLVSSREGMTLGEVAEGLQLQKSGLSIYKSRLEESGLLQCRPDPFDGRRTVVRCTAESARMVAELRTRLDEVTRAGHVGLSETDAIVLDAWYMRMYSNMRTTASE
- a CDS encoding FAD-dependent oxidoreductase; this translates as MGTFEMNRRKFVAGSAVAALAAMGLASCAPSGNAESAQDEAPSAPAVELDPNAEEVDVVVVGAGISGLAACVQAAENGNSVIVLEKGGAAGGNGVGTEGIFAVNSSFQQEQGIQINPSDIVHTELSESQWRSSGALWLDLVSKSADNVAWLQEKGVGFSGVVDNYHVGLFNTMHWWKDNVGAVGYVPPMQAAAEGYGVEFRFNSPAKQLVMADGAIAGVVVEGPEGEYQIKAKAVILASGGIGANPEYLKETGWTQEKVDEMMVVCSPSVEGDGYRMAREVGVKSFLANAAIQSFQGVRAFGNDDTVPYNSPLNGGNGLVALGGALWVDQDAHRFCDESIAMVFNMAANATACLGNKENYAIFDQAYIDALGLDDHDQEILDAAVAGSDPESVFSAGSVAELADHFGLDADVLQATVDRYNELVAAGADTDLGKDAAFLAPIAKAPFYIAKIVNNIVVVDGGITTNIRAEALDEDMNPIPGLYAVGLDGAMLWRNVYTQNMPGTAVGNNVNSGRNAANAARDYIAGL